In one Shinella zoogloeoides genomic region, the following are encoded:
- a CDS encoding LuxR family transcriptional regulator, translating to MKINLLVQFLALMDELRDREETTAEFERLLALYGFDYYGLIQAPKPVESPSSLLLAGRWPKGWPETYLRKRYMQVDPTVRYLGHAQEGFRWRDTLGAFRASPHRKRMERMMVDARQNGLEDGYIFPVHGRRGLIGSLSLGGKPVDLDGVEIGLFDSLARRLYWKLIQSADPEAAAHFSAIVDVELTRREMEALSLLAQGMTSHDIGRILGISSHTVDWYMNGIQEKLGARNRHHAVAIAFRLGLVS from the coding sequence ATGAAGATCAACTTGCTGGTGCAGTTCCTTGCACTGATGGACGAGTTGCGGGACCGGGAGGAGACGACGGCCGAATTCGAGCGTCTCCTGGCACTCTACGGCTTCGATTATTACGGGCTGATCCAGGCGCCGAAGCCGGTGGAGAGCCCGTCGAGCCTGCTTCTTGCGGGCCGCTGGCCAAAGGGCTGGCCGGAAACCTACCTGCGCAAGCGCTATATGCAGGTGGACCCGACCGTGCGTTATCTCGGCCATGCGCAGGAGGGCTTTCGCTGGCGCGACACGCTCGGCGCGTTCCGCGCCAGCCCGCACCGCAAGCGCATGGAACGCATGATGGTGGATGCGCGCCAGAACGGGCTGGAAGACGGCTACATCTTTCCCGTCCATGGCCGGCGTGGCCTGATCGGCAGCCTCAGTCTCGGCGGCAAGCCGGTCGATCTGGACGGCGTCGAGATCGGCCTTTTCGACAGCCTCGCCCGCCGGCTTTACTGGAAACTGATCCAGTCCGCCGATCCGGAAGCGGCCGCACACTTTTCGGCCATCGTCGATGTCGAGCTGACGCGCCGGGAAATGGAGGCGCTGAGCCTGCTTGCGCAGGGCATGACCTCGCACGACATCGGCCGGATTCTCGGCATTTCCAGCCATACGGTCGACTGGTACATGAACGGCATCCAGGAAAAGCTCGGCGCCCGCAACCGGCACCATGCCGTCGCCATCGCCTTCCGCCTCGGCCTGGTCTCCTAA